A genomic region of Mitsuaria sp. 7 contains the following coding sequences:
- a CDS encoding ATP-binding protein: MASSKTINATKAFKASSASTASTASTVSTVSEPASATRATNPSSLFRRLLLGFSAVILLVFVAGFVYVVLEARATQRFRTDAENRAHAQELLLMVSPLAGSPERLRAAAVSAEAVRVEMFRELDYRSHVRVRIWRGEALLYNSMPDLPDALPLPDSPQARHANGWVRAVERDAATGLVVERSHEVDDRWMFTYSGVSFLLRSTIFSLPLLMLPAWLIVGIGLRPLRRFARDIEHRSDQDLTPLPPSDYRELSPLVESLNSLMARLRKRIEHEHEFLTDAAHELKTPLAAIQLNAHLLQTRSADADPQRHAEVSEGLRIGLARATHLVNQLLALERARAEPGAERPPALSIAALVRERLAAAVPLALQRGIEIDFHADDECVRPVHQESLFALVDNLVGNAIKYSPSGGRIEVRLHREAEGCRLTVLDEGPGIQPALRQRVFERFYRLPGQEQPGSGLGLAIAERAAHRNDARIELASGPEGRGLHATVHFGGAFEATPVMDGA, from the coding sequence ATGGCCTCCTCCAAGACGATCAACGCGACCAAGGCGTTCAAGGCGTCTTCAGCGTCCACGGCGTCCACGGCGTCCACGGTGTCCACGGTGTCGGAGCCGGCCAGCGCGACCAGGGCGACCAATCCGTCGTCGCTGTTCCGCCGCCTGCTGCTGGGCTTCAGCGCGGTGATCCTGCTGGTATTCGTGGCGGGTTTCGTCTACGTCGTGCTGGAAGCGCGCGCGACGCAGCGCTTCCGCACCGACGCCGAGAACCGCGCCCACGCGCAGGAGCTGCTGCTCATGGTCTCGCCGCTGGCCGGGTCGCCCGAGCGCCTGCGCGCGGCGGCGGTCTCCGCCGAGGCGGTGCGGGTCGAGATGTTCCGCGAGCTCGACTACCGCTCCCACGTGCGCGTGCGCATCTGGCGCGGCGAGGCCCTGCTCTACAACTCGATGCCGGACCTGCCCGATGCGCTGCCGCTGCCGGATTCGCCGCAGGCCCGGCATGCCAACGGCTGGGTGCGCGCGGTCGAGCGCGACGCGGCCACGGGGCTGGTCGTCGAGCGCAGCCACGAGGTCGACGACCGCTGGATGTTCACCTATTCGGGCGTGAGCTTCCTGCTGCGCTCGACCATCTTCAGCCTGCCGCTGCTGATGCTGCCGGCGTGGCTCATCGTCGGCATCGGCCTGCGGCCGCTGCGGCGCTTCGCCCGCGACATCGAGCACCGCTCGGACCAGGACCTGACGCCGCTGCCGCCGTCCGACTACCGCGAGCTGTCGCCGCTGGTGGAGTCGCTGAACAGCCTGATGGCGCGCCTGCGCAAGCGCATCGAGCACGAGCACGAGTTCCTCACCGACGCGGCGCATGAGCTCAAGACGCCGCTCGCCGCGATCCAGCTGAACGCGCACCTGCTGCAGACGCGCAGCGCCGACGCGGATCCGCAGCGGCATGCCGAAGTCAGCGAGGGCCTGCGCATCGGGCTCGCACGGGCGACGCACCTTGTGAACCAGCTGCTGGCGCTCGAACGCGCGCGCGCCGAGCCGGGTGCCGAGCGGCCGCCCGCACTCTCCATCGCCGCGCTGGTGCGCGAGCGACTGGCCGCGGCCGTGCCGCTGGCGCTGCAGCGCGGCATCGAGATCGACTTCCATGCCGACGACGAATGCGTGCGGCCGGTGCATCAGGAGAGCCTGTTCGCGCTGGTCGACAACCTCGTGGGCAACGCGATCAAGTATTCGCCGTCCGGCGGGCGCATCGAGGTGCGCCTGCATCGCGAGGCCGAGGGCTGCCGCCTGACCGTGCTCGATGAAGGCCCCGGCATCCAGCCGGCGTTGCGGCAGCGCGTGTTCGAGCGCTTCTACCGCCTGCCCGGCCAGGAGCAACCCGGCAGCGGGCTCGGACTGGCGATCGCCGAGCGGGCCGCGCATCGCAACGACGCCCGCATCGAACTGGCGTCCGGGCCCGAGGGCCGCGGGCTGCATGCGACGGTGCATTTCGGCGGCGCGTTCGAGGCGACGCCGGTCATGGACGGCGCCTGA
- a CDS encoding tryptophan halogenase family protein yields MGDGAGGASRAGAEEIPGIEEIVIVGGGTAGWMTAAALSKVLRGRKRIVLVESEEIGTVGVGEATIPMIQRFNQVLEIDEDEFLRETQATFKLGIEFVGWGAPGERYIHGFGRIGQDLLTAPFDQYWQRLHAIGQAADLGEYSIARVAALRNKFMRPRTDMPQSPLSEIAYAFHFDASLYARYLRRYAEARGVVRLEGKVAEVRQHEGGGARDGHVRSLVLSDGRRVDGELFIDCSGFRGLLIEQTLKVGYEDWTHWLPCDRAVAVPSAATTPRTPYTRATARRAGWQWRIPLQHRTGNGHVFCSRHISEDEATAELMANLDGEALAEPRALRFTTGMRQRAWDRNVVAIGLSSGFLEPLESTSIHMIQSGISRLLSFFPDRGFAQVDIDEFNRQGRFEYERVRDFIVLHYHLNRREEPLWRACREMDVPATLKAKMALYRSRGRIVRENNELFAEVAWLQVMHGQGLRADGHHPLVDLLGEHEVKDYLDSVRAVIAQCVDVMPTHDEFLARCASGNLPRSGDRT; encoded by the coding sequence ATGGGCGACGGTGCGGGTGGCGCAAGCCGCGCAGGGGCTGAGGAAATTCCGGGCATCGAGGAGATCGTCATCGTCGGCGGCGGGACGGCGGGCTGGATGACGGCCGCCGCCTTGTCCAAGGTGCTGCGCGGGCGCAAGCGCATCGTGCTGGTGGAGTCCGAGGAGATCGGCACGGTCGGTGTCGGCGAGGCGACGATCCCGATGATCCAGCGCTTCAACCAGGTGCTGGAGATCGACGAGGACGAGTTCCTGCGCGAGACGCAGGCCACCTTCAAGCTGGGCATCGAGTTCGTCGGCTGGGGCGCGCCCGGCGAGCGCTACATCCACGGCTTCGGTCGTATCGGGCAGGATCTGCTGACGGCGCCCTTCGACCAGTACTGGCAGCGCCTGCACGCCATCGGCCAGGCGGCGGATCTCGGCGAGTACTCGATCGCGCGCGTGGCGGCGCTGCGCAACAAGTTCATGCGCCCGCGCACGGACATGCCGCAGTCGCCGTTGTCCGAGATCGCCTACGCCTTCCACTTCGACGCCAGCCTCTACGCGCGCTACCTGCGCCGTTACGCGGAGGCGCGCGGCGTCGTGCGGCTGGAAGGAAAGGTCGCCGAAGTGCGCCAGCACGAGGGCGGGGGCGCGCGCGACGGCCACGTGCGTTCGCTGGTGCTGTCGGACGGACGTCGGGTCGACGGCGAGCTGTTCATCGACTGTTCCGGCTTCCGCGGGCTGTTGATCGAGCAGACGCTGAAGGTCGGCTATGAGGACTGGACGCACTGGCTGCCCTGCGACCGGGCCGTGGCGGTGCCGAGCGCGGCGACCACGCCGCGGACGCCGTACACGCGGGCGACGGCGCGACGGGCGGGCTGGCAGTGGCGCATCCCGCTGCAGCACCGCACCGGCAACGGTCATGTGTTCTGTTCGCGCCATATCAGCGAGGACGAAGCCACGGCGGAACTGATGGCCAACCTCGACGGCGAGGCGCTGGCCGAGCCGCGCGCGCTGCGTTTCACGACCGGCATGCGGCAACGCGCGTGGGACCGCAACGTCGTGGCCATCGGCCTGTCCAGCGGTTTCCTGGAGCCGTTGGAGTCCACCAGCATCCACATGATCCAGAGCGGGATCTCGCGACTGCTGAGCTTCTTCCCGGACCGCGGGTTCGCGCAGGTCGACATCGATGAGTTCAATCGTCAGGGGCGTTTCGAATACGAGCGCGTGCGCGATTTCATCGTCCTTCACTACCACCTGAACCGCCGCGAGGAACCGCTGTGGCGCGCGTGCCGCGAGATGGACGTGCCGGCGACGCTGAAGGCCAAGATGGCGCTGTACCGCAGCCGCGGCCGGATCGTGCGGGAGAACAACGAGCTCTTCGCCGAGGTCGCGTGGCTGCAGGTGATGCACGGCCAGGGACTGCGCGCGGACGGTCATCATCCGCTGGTGGACCTGCTCGGGGAGCACGAGGTGAAGGACTACCTCGACAGCGTGCGCGCCGTCATCGCGCAGTGCGTGGACGTGATGCCCACGCACGATGAGTTCCTCGCGCGCTGCGCATCGGGGAATCTCCCGAGGTCCGGTGACAGGACGTAG
- a CDS encoding CBM35 domain-containing protein produces MKNPHAVRRLICSLPLWLFAATAGAATLQAESASLSGGATVASDHTGYTGSGFAGGFIDGNKGAAQVAFTVSAAQAGNYALKLRYANGTGSAKTLTLYVDGVAKGQVNLTSSSSWNDWLVQSTTVALTAGTHTVAYRFTTADSGNVNLDALDIDAVAVTPGGGLEAENASLSGGAIAASDHLGFQGSGFVGGFTDTNKGNAQVAFSVTAAQAGTHALTLRYANGTGAAKSLTVFIDGTAAGQVLLPATANWDSWGTQTTNVTLAAGAHSVAYRFTASDSGNVNVDALSVTAVTGGGDGGTGNPSVTPAEAETWFLSGGASVSTAATGFNGSGYAAGFSNAGARAIRTVFMSADGAANATLRYRNTSGAAVGLDLIVNAARVGTVSLPAGTGWTTLSVPLTLRTGHNTVGLRRASAGADVGIDSLTVPGELAQAARGATVRTTLQEAETASTNATILAPGRTPFTVQSEASGRSLVRLSGTGQQVSFTLAQPTNSLVLRYSIPDAPGGGGQSATLALYANGTKVRDIALTSTYAWVYGAYPFRGVPVDGTPRHFFDEVRVALPSYPAGTVFKLQKDSGNTAAYYDIDFIETEVVPAAYAAPAGAFSIASYGAKSDGSDATSAFVQAIAAAQPTGGVVWIPAGSFRLTSRINVAGVTIRGAGPWYSTVELGNDGRGGFYGTGSNVTMADFLMLGKVTLRDPDGQVLTDAPLEGNFGTGSLFQNLWFEHTKVGMWIDSGTNGLYATGLRIRNTFADGVNIHANVQNTWMDQSVVRNTGDDALAMFSEGAAVTNSAYLRNTVQSPVLANGIGIYGGNGNRADYNVIQDTAVGSAGIAISTRFNPVTFSGTTSVRGNTLVRTGGFEPNWNDQFGALWLFAETSDIAAPVVVRDLLIQDSTYQGVYISGPRRVVGAQFDGVSIVGAGTWGLQFRSGGSATLSNVTVSGAAQGGLDNPGGMTLTLGAGNSGF; encoded by the coding sequence ATGAAGAACCCCCACGCGGTCCGCCGCCTGATCTGCTCCCTCCCGCTGTGGCTGTTCGCGGCCACGGCCGGCGCGGCCACGCTGCAGGCCGAAAGCGCCTCGCTCAGCGGCGGCGCCACGGTCGCCAGCGACCACACCGGCTACACCGGCAGCGGCTTTGCCGGCGGCTTCATCGACGGCAACAAGGGCGCGGCGCAGGTGGCCTTCACCGTGAGCGCCGCGCAGGCCGGCAACTACGCGCTGAAGCTGCGCTACGCCAATGGCACCGGCTCGGCCAAGACCTTGACGCTCTACGTCGACGGCGTGGCGAAGGGGCAGGTCAACCTGACGTCGAGCTCGTCGTGGAACGACTGGCTGGTGCAGTCGACGACCGTGGCGTTGACGGCGGGCACGCATACCGTCGCGTATCGCTTCACGACGGCGGACAGCGGCAACGTCAACCTGGACGCGCTGGACATCGACGCCGTCGCGGTCACGCCCGGCGGCGGCCTCGAAGCGGAGAACGCGTCCCTGAGCGGCGGCGCGATCGCGGCGTCGGATCACCTGGGGTTCCAGGGCAGCGGCTTCGTCGGCGGCTTCACGGACACCAACAAGGGCAACGCGCAGGTGGCCTTCAGCGTCACGGCCGCGCAGGCCGGCACGCACGCGCTCACGCTGCGCTACGCCAACGGCACGGGCGCCGCCAAGTCGCTGACCGTCTTCATCGATGGCACCGCCGCGGGTCAGGTCTTGCTCCCGGCCACCGCCAACTGGGATTCGTGGGGCACGCAGACGACGAATGTGACCTTGGCCGCCGGCGCGCACAGTGTGGCGTACCGGTTCACCGCGTCGGACAGCGGCAACGTCAATGTCGACGCGCTCAGCGTCACCGCCGTCACGGGCGGCGGCGACGGTGGGACCGGCAACCCGTCGGTCACGCCGGCGGAAGCGGAGACCTGGTTCCTGTCCGGCGGCGCGTCGGTGAGCACGGCCGCCACCGGCTTCAACGGCAGCGGCTATGCGGCCGGATTCAGCAACGCCGGTGCGCGAGCGATCCGCACGGTGTTCATGAGCGCCGACGGGGCCGCCAACGCGACGCTTCGATACCGCAACACGAGCGGCGCCGCGGTGGGCTTGGACCTCATCGTCAACGCGGCCCGGGTGGGCACGGTGAGCCTGCCCGCCGGCACCGGCTGGACCACGCTCAGCGTGCCGCTGACGCTGCGGACGGGGCACAACACCGTGGGTCTGCGGCGGGCGTCGGCCGGCGCGGATGTCGGCATCGACAGCCTGACCGTGCCCGGCGAACTGGCGCAAGCGGCTCGCGGCGCGACGGTACGGACCACCTTGCAGGAGGCCGAGACCGCGTCGACCAACGCCACCATCCTGGCGCCCGGCCGCACGCCGTTCACAGTGCAGTCCGAAGCCAGCGGCCGCAGCCTCGTGCGCCTGTCCGGCACCGGCCAGCAGGTGAGCTTCACGCTGGCGCAGCCGACCAACTCGCTGGTGCTGCGGTATTCGATCCCCGACGCGCCCGGCGGCGGCGGACAGTCGGCCACGCTGGCGCTGTATGCCAACGGGACCAAGGTCCGCGACATCGCGCTGACGTCCACCTATGCCTGGGTCTACGGCGCCTATCCGTTCCGCGGCGTACCGGTCGACGGCACGCCGCGCCACTTCTTCGACGAGGTGCGCGTGGCGTTGCCCAGCTATCCCGCGGGCACCGTGTTCAAGCTGCAGAAGGACAGCGGCAACACGGCCGCCTACTACGACATCGATTTCATCGAGACCGAGGTCGTGCCCGCCGCCTACGCCGCGCCGGCTGGCGCGTTCTCCATCGCCAGCTATGGCGCGAAGTCGGACGGCTCGGACGCCACCTCGGCCTTCGTGCAGGCGATCGCCGCCGCGCAGCCCACCGGGGGTGTCGTGTGGATTCCGGCGGGCAGCTTCCGGCTGACCTCGCGCATCAACGTGGCGGGCGTGACGATCCGCGGCGCGGGGCCGTGGTACTCGACGGTGGAGCTCGGCAACGACGGCCGCGGCGGCTTCTACGGCACGGGCAGCAACGTGACGATGGCCGACTTCCTGATGCTGGGCAAGGTGACGTTGCGCGACCCGGACGGCCAGGTGCTCACCGACGCGCCGCTGGAAGGCAACTTCGGCACCGGCTCGCTGTTCCAGAACCTCTGGTTCGAGCACACCAAGGTCGGTATGTGGATCGACTCCGGCACCAACGGGCTCTACGCCACGGGCCTGCGCATCCGCAACACCTTCGCCGACGGCGTCAACATCCACGCGAACGTGCAGAACACGTGGATGGACCAGAGCGTGGTGCGCAACACCGGGGACGACGCGCTGGCGATGTTCTCCGAAGGCGCCGCAGTGACCAACAGCGCTTACCTGCGCAACACCGTGCAGTCGCCGGTGCTGGCCAACGGCATCGGCATCTACGGAGGCAACGGCAACCGGGCGGACTACAACGTCATCCAGGACACGGCGGTGGGCTCGGCGGGCATCGCGATCAGCACGCGCTTCAACCCGGTGACCTTCAGCGGGACCACGTCGGTGCGGGGCAACACGCTGGTCCGGACCGGCGGCTTCGAGCCCAACTGGAACGACCAGTTCGGCGCCTTGTGGCTGTTCGCGGAGACCTCGGACATCGCCGCGCCGGTGGTGGTGCGCGACCTGTTGATCCAGGACAGCACCTACCAGGGCGTCTACATCAGCGGCCCGCGGCGCGTGGTGGGCGCGCAGTTCGACGGGGTGAGCATCGTCGGTGCGGGGACCTGGGGGCTGCAGTTCCGCAGCGGCGGCAGCGCGACGCTGTCCAACGTGACGGTGAGCGGCGCCGCGCAGGGCGGGCTGGACAACCCCGGCGGCATGACGCTGACGCTGGGCGCGGGGAACAGCGGGTTCTGA
- a CDS encoding LysR family transcriptional regulator, whose protein sequence is MDRMQAMNAFVVVAETQNFAAAARRLGTSPATISRAIAGLEERLGVKLVLRTTRSVRLTDVGQRYLDDVRLILAKVSEAHESAGGTRSVMRGHLNVTAPAMFGVSHVMPCIAQYLAQFPAMTVSGYFLDRVVDLVEEGIDVAVRIGGASVAEAMAIPVGSMRRVLCASPDYLAARGRPDHPAELADHAIISAQSVSPDPDWTFRAEAGPLSVRVSPALAVTSNDAAVMAATMGAGITRLFHYQAAPQLADGRLEVVLAEHEEAPWPIHVVHAGIDGTSPKVRAFVDLLVQHLTPPGAV, encoded by the coding sequence ATGGATCGCATGCAAGCCATGAACGCCTTCGTGGTGGTGGCGGAGACGCAGAACTTCGCCGCCGCGGCGCGGCGTCTGGGGACCTCGCCGGCCACGATCTCGCGGGCCATCGCGGGTCTGGAGGAGCGCCTCGGCGTCAAGCTCGTGCTGAGGACCACCCGCAGCGTGCGTCTGACCGACGTCGGGCAACGCTATCTCGATGACGTGCGGCTCATCCTCGCGAAGGTCAGCGAGGCGCACGAGTCGGCAGGCGGCACGCGCAGCGTCATGCGCGGCCATCTGAACGTGACGGCGCCGGCGATGTTCGGCGTCTCGCACGTGATGCCGTGCATCGCGCAGTATCTCGCGCAGTTCCCGGCGATGACCGTGTCCGGCTACTTCCTCGACCGCGTCGTGGACCTGGTCGAGGAGGGCATTGATGTCGCCGTGCGCATCGGCGGGGCGTCCGTCGCGGAGGCGATGGCCATCCCCGTGGGATCGATGCGGCGCGTGCTGTGCGCGTCTCCGGACTATCTCGCGGCGCGCGGTCGCCCCGACCATCCAGCCGAGCTCGCGGACCACGCGATCATCTCGGCGCAGAGCGTGTCGCCCGATCCGGACTGGACCTTCCGCGCGGAGGCGGGGCCGCTGAGCGTGCGCGTGAGTCCGGCGTTGGCCGTCACGAGCAACGACGCGGCCGTCATGGCCGCGACGATGGGCGCCGGCATCACGCGACTGTTCCACTATCAGGCGGCCCCGCAGCTTGCCGATGGCCGGCTGGAAGTCGTGCTGGCCGAGCATGAGGAAGCGCCATGGCCCATCCACGTGGTGCACGCCGGCATCGACGGCACGTCGCCCAAGGTCCGCGCCTTCGTCGACCTGCTCGTGCAACACCTGACCCCGCCAGGTGCCGTTTGA
- a CDS encoding LysR family transcriptional regulator, translated as MNKFQAMAVFVQVVDAGAFTRAADQMKLPKATVSTLIQSLESELSIKLLHRTTRQVSVTAEGAVYYEHCQRILSDVREAEEVLTRARRSPSGRLRIDAPTGLASEVIIPALPAFRARYPDIRLELGCSDRSVDLIEEGVDCAVRAGDLDDSSLIARRIGLMRYMTCASPGYVERHGRPYHPDELIHHQCVNYFGARSGRVFDWDFTRGGERIQVSLPGAISLNDSGAYTAAGLAGLGIVQMADFLMAPLIAQGRFVPLLEDWASDPLPVHVVYPQNRHLSAKVRVFVEWIAELLAAHPLMQ; from the coding sequence ATGAACAAGTTCCAGGCGATGGCGGTGTTCGTGCAGGTGGTCGATGCGGGCGCCTTCACGCGCGCCGCCGACCAGATGAAGTTGCCCAAGGCAACGGTGTCCACGCTCATCCAGTCGTTGGAATCCGAACTGTCGATCAAGCTGCTGCACCGGACCACCCGGCAGGTCAGCGTGACCGCGGAAGGCGCGGTGTACTACGAGCATTGCCAACGCATCCTCTCGGACGTGCGCGAGGCCGAAGAGGTGTTGACCCGCGCGCGTCGCAGTCCCTCGGGGAGGCTGCGCATCGACGCGCCCACCGGCCTGGCCAGCGAGGTGATCATTCCCGCGCTGCCGGCGTTCCGAGCGCGCTATCCGGACATCCGGCTGGAATTGGGCTGCAGCGACCGCTCCGTCGACCTGATCGAGGAAGGCGTGGACTGCGCCGTGCGCGCCGGGGACCTCGACGACTCCAGCCTGATCGCGCGCCGTATCGGCCTGATGCGGTACATGACCTGTGCGTCGCCGGGCTACGTCGAGCGCCACGGACGTCCCTACCATCCCGATGAGCTGATCCATCACCAGTGCGTGAACTACTTCGGCGCGCGCTCGGGGCGGGTGTTCGATTGGGACTTCACGCGAGGCGGCGAACGCATCCAGGTCTCGTTGCCCGGTGCCATCTCGCTGAACGACAGCGGCGCTTACACGGCAGCGGGTCTGGCGGGGCTGGGCATCGTGCAGATGGCGGACTTCCTGATGGCACCGCTGATCGCGCAGGGCCGCTTCGTTCCCCTCCTCGAGGACTGGGCCAGCGATCCGCTGCCCGTCCACGTGGTCTATCCGCAGAACCGGCACCTGTCGGCCAAGGTACGGGTGTTCGTCGAGTGGATCGCTGAACTCCTCGCCGCACACCCGTTGATGCAGTGA
- a CDS encoding response regulator transcription factor, with amino-acid sequence MKIYLIEDDLSIGRALLTAFRDEGHEVVWVRMAADAVERLRLEDFDAVLLDLGLPDGDGNEVLTQIRAAGLTVPVLIITARDGLQDRLRGFDRGADDYLIKPFEIPELLVRLRAILRRSGASPDADALWHCGALSIEERRMRVTVGDAPVSLSKTEFALLLTLVKQSDRVLTRAELERRVLPFSDGATLDVHISNLRKKIGDRYIRTVRGVGYMLQRENG; translated from the coding sequence GTGAAGATCTATCTGATTGAAGACGACCTGAGCATCGGCCGCGCGCTGCTGACGGCGTTCCGCGACGAAGGCCACGAGGTGGTGTGGGTGCGCATGGCCGCCGACGCGGTCGAGCGGCTGCGGCTCGAGGACTTCGACGCGGTGCTGCTGGACCTCGGGCTGCCCGACGGCGACGGCAACGAGGTGCTGACGCAGATCCGCGCCGCGGGGCTCACCGTGCCGGTGCTGATCATCACGGCGCGGGACGGATTGCAGGACCGGCTGCGCGGCTTCGACCGGGGCGCCGACGACTACCTGATCAAACCCTTCGAGATCCCCGAACTGCTGGTGCGGCTGCGCGCGATCCTGCGCCGCAGCGGCGCGTCGCCGGACGCCGACGCGCTGTGGCACTGCGGCGCGCTGAGCATCGAGGAGCGCCGCATGCGCGTCACCGTCGGCGACGCGCCGGTGTCCCTGTCCAAGACGGAATTCGCGCTGCTGCTGACGCTGGTGAAGCAGTCCGACCGCGTGCTCACGCGCGCCGAGCTGGAGCGCCGCGTGCTGCCCTTCAGCGACGGCGCGACGCTGGACGTGCACATCTCCAACCTGCGCAAGAAGATCGGCGACCGCTACATCCGCACGGTGCGCGGCGTGGGCTACATGCTGCAGCGCGAGAACGGCTGA